In the Pseudomonas sp. ADAK2 genome, one interval contains:
- the algB gene encoding sigma-54-dependent response regulator transcription factor AlgB, whose product MESAAEHQGRILLVDDESAILRTFRYCLEDEGYTVATANSAAQADALLQRQVFDLCFLDLRLGEDNGLDVLAQMRIQAPWMRVVIVTAHSAVDTAVDAIQAGAADYLVKPCSPDQLRLATAKQLEVRQLSARLEALEGEVRKTKDGLDSHSPAMKVVLETARQVAGTDANILILGESGTGKGELARAIHGWSKREKKSCVTINCPSLTAELMESELFGHSRGAFTGASESTLGRVNQADGGTLFLDEIGDFPLTLQPKLLRFIQDKEYERVGDPVTRRADVRILAATNLNLEDMVRDGRFREDLLYRLNVITLHLPPLRERSEDILNLADRFLARFVKEYARPARGFSDEAREALLSYRWPGNIRELRNVVERASIICPQERVEISHLGMAEQPANNSPRVGAALSLDELEKAHIGAVLATAGTLDQAAKTLGIDASTLYRKRKQYNL is encoded by the coding sequence ATGGAATCAGCCGCTGAGCATCAAGGCCGCATTCTGCTGGTAGACGACGAGTCCGCCATCCTTCGTACCTTCCGCTATTGCCTCGAAGACGAAGGCTATACCGTCGCCACCGCCAACAGTGCGGCCCAGGCTGATGCACTGTTGCAACGTCAGGTGTTTGATCTGTGCTTCCTGGATTTGCGCCTGGGCGAGGACAACGGCCTCGATGTACTGGCGCAGATGCGTATTCAGGCGCCGTGGATGCGCGTGGTGATTGTGACCGCACATTCCGCCGTCGATACCGCGGTCGATGCGATCCAGGCCGGCGCCGCCGACTACCTGGTCAAACCTTGCAGCCCGGATCAATTGCGTCTGGCCACCGCCAAGCAACTGGAAGTGCGTCAACTCTCGGCGCGCCTGGAAGCCCTGGAAGGTGAAGTGCGCAAGACCAAGGATGGCCTGGACTCCCACAGCCCGGCGATGAAGGTGGTGCTCGAAACCGCCCGGCAAGTGGCCGGCACCGATGCCAACATTCTGATTCTTGGTGAATCCGGGACCGGTAAAGGTGAACTGGCCCGGGCCATTCACGGCTGGAGCAAGCGCGAGAAGAAATCCTGCGTCACCATCAACTGCCCCTCGTTGACCGCAGAACTGATGGAAAGCGAACTGTTCGGCCACAGCCGCGGTGCTTTTACCGGCGCCAGTGAAAGCACTTTGGGTCGAGTCAATCAGGCGGATGGCGGCACGCTGTTTCTCGACGAGATCGGCGATTTTCCCCTGACATTGCAACCCAAGTTGCTCCGGTTCATTCAGGACAAGGAATACGAGCGGGTGGGCGATCCGGTGACCCGTCGCGCCGATGTGCGGATTCTCGCCGCGACCAACCTCAACCTTGAGGACATGGTGCGCGACGGTCGTTTCCGTGAGGATTTGCTCTATCGCCTGAACGTCATCACCTTGCACCTGCCGCCGTTGCGCGAGCGCAGCGAAGACATCCTCAATCTGGCGGATCGCTTCCTCGCGCGCTTCGTCAAGGAATATGCGCGTCCGGCCCGGGGCTTCAGCGATGAGGCACGGGAGGCGTTGCTCAGCTATCGATGGCCGGGCAACATCCGCGAGCTGCGTAACGTGGTGGAGCGGGCGAGCATCATCTGCCCGCAGGAGCGCGTCGAGATCAGTCACTTGGGCATGGCCGAACAACCGGCCAATAATTCGCCACGGGTGGGCGCCGCGTTGAGCCTGGATGAGCTGGAAAAAGCGCACATCGGCGCCGTACTGGCCACCGCCGGAACCCTGGACCAGGCGGCCAAGACCTTGGGCATCGATGCCTCGACCCTTTACCGCAAACGCAAGCAGTACAACCTGTGA
- a CDS encoding DUF1328 domain-containing protein: MLSWAITFLIIAIIAAVLGFGGIAGTATGIAKILFVVFLVMFIASFFFGRRGRG; the protein is encoded by the coding sequence ATGTTGAGTTGGGCAATCACATTCTTGATCATTGCCATCATCGCCGCCGTATTGGGCTTCGGTGGTATCGCGGGCACCGCCACGGGTATCGCCAAGATTCTCTTTGTCGTGTTCCTGGTGATGTTCATTGCATCGTTCTTCTTTGGCCGTCGTGGTCGAGGCTGA
- a CDS encoding inhibitor of vertebrate lysozyme family protein, with protein sequence MSVLFKTLAAALLLGGSAMAMAANDGQARANELLSSDPQYRETWTKVVKKEERLPEWVMNLSGTSEQMNAVTEDGDKYLVGQLCEAQDTCLNNRLILAFSLDKKDAYAMWVQVPAGLPADKSPTRHADYRFLGKPDEGMQNLLMETLKKDPKWY encoded by the coding sequence ATGAGCGTTCTGTTTAAGACACTGGCAGCCGCCCTGCTTCTGGGCGGTAGTGCCATGGCGATGGCGGCCAATGATGGCCAGGCGCGGGCCAACGAGCTGTTGAGCTCGGACCCGCAGTACCGTGAAACGTGGACTAAAGTCGTTAAAAAGGAAGAGCGTCTGCCGGAATGGGTGATGAACCTGAGCGGCACATCCGAGCAAATGAATGCTGTCACTGAAGACGGCGATAAGTATTTGGTCGGGCAACTGTGTGAAGCACAGGACACCTGCCTGAACAATCGCTTGATCCTCGCATTCAGTCTCGACAAGAAAGATGCGTACGCGATGTGGGTGCAAGTGCCAGCGGGTCTGCCTGCCGACAAGTCACCGACGCGCCATGCCGACTACCGCTTCCTTGGGAAGCCTGACGAAGGCATGCAGAATCTTTTGATGGAAACACTGAAAAAAGATCCTAAGTGGTACTGA